From Pseudomonas vanderleydeniana, the proteins below share one genomic window:
- a CDS encoding carboxyl transferase domain-containing protein, whose translation MAILHTQLNPRSAEFANNHAVMLEQVNALRALLAQVRQGGGAKAQERHTSRGKLLPRERINRLLDPGSPFLEISQLAAHDVYGEDVPAAGVIAGIGRVEGVECMIVANDATVKGGSYYPLTVKKHLRAQAIAQQNRLPCIYLVDSGGANLPRQDEVFPDREHFGRIFFNQANMSAQGIAQIAVVMGSCTAGGAYVPAMADETIMVRQQATIFLAGPPLVKAATGEVVSAEELGGADVHCKVSGVADHYADSDEHALALARRSVANLNWRKLGELQQRTPIAPNYPADELYGVIPADAKQPFDVREVIARLVDGSVLDEFKALFGTTLVCGFAHLHGYPVAILANNGILFAEAAQKGAHFIELACQRGIPLLFLQNITGFMVGQKYEAGGIAKHGAKLVTAVACAKVPKFTVIIGGSFGAGNYGMCGRAYDPRFLWMWPNARIGVMGAEQAAGVLVQVKREQSERSGQAFTAQQEAEIKQPILDQYEHQGHPYYSSARLWDDGVIDPAQTRDILGLALSATLNAPIEPSRFGVFRM comes from the coding sequence ATGGCAATCCTGCACACGCAACTCAACCCGCGCTCGGCGGAGTTCGCCAATAACCATGCGGTCATGCTCGAACAGGTCAACGCCCTGCGCGCGCTGCTCGCCCAGGTCCGCCAGGGTGGCGGGGCAAAGGCCCAGGAGCGGCATACCTCGCGCGGCAAATTGCTGCCACGCGAGCGGATCAATCGCCTGCTCGACCCGGGTTCGCCGTTCCTGGAAATCAGCCAGTTGGCCGCCCACGACGTGTACGGCGAAGACGTCCCGGCAGCCGGGGTGATCGCCGGCATCGGTCGCGTCGAGGGGGTCGAGTGCATGATCGTGGCCAACGACGCCACGGTCAAAGGCGGCTCCTACTACCCGCTCACCGTGAAGAAACACCTGCGCGCCCAGGCCATCGCCCAGCAGAACCGCCTGCCGTGCATCTACCTGGTCGACTCCGGTGGTGCCAACCTGCCGCGCCAGGACGAAGTGTTCCCGGACCGCGAACACTTCGGGCGGATCTTCTTCAACCAGGCCAACATGAGCGCCCAGGGCATCGCGCAGATCGCCGTGGTCATGGGCTCCTGCACCGCCGGCGGCGCCTATGTGCCGGCAATGGCCGACGAAACCATCATGGTCCGCCAGCAGGCGACCATCTTCCTCGCCGGCCCGCCACTGGTGAAGGCCGCCACCGGCGAGGTGGTGAGCGCCGAGGAGCTCGGCGGCGCCGATGTGCACTGCAAGGTCTCCGGCGTGGCCGACCATTACGCCGACAGCGATGAACATGCCCTGGCCCTGGCCCGGCGCAGCGTCGCCAACCTCAACTGGCGCAAGCTCGGTGAACTGCAGCAACGTACCCCGATTGCCCCGAACTACCCGGCTGACGAGCTGTACGGGGTGATTCCGGCCGACGCCAAGCAACCGTTCGATGTGCGCGAAGTCATCGCCCGGCTGGTGGACGGCTCGGTACTCGACGAATTCAAGGCCCTGTTCGGCACCACCCTGGTCTGCGGCTTCGCCCACCTGCACGGCTACCCGGTGGCGATCCTGGCCAACAACGGCATCCTCTTCGCCGAGGCGGCGCAAAAAGGCGCGCACTTCATCGAGCTGGCCTGCCAGCGCGGCATTCCGCTGCTGTTCCTGCAGAACATCACCGGCTTCATGGTCGGCCAGAAGTACGAAGCCGGCGGTATCGCCAAGCACGGCGCCAAGCTGGTCACCGCGGTGGCCTGCGCCAAGGTGCCGAAGTTCACCGTGATCATCGGCGGCAGCTTCGGCGCCGGCAACTACGGCATGTGCGGGCGGGCCTACGATCCGCGCTTCCTGTGGATGTGGCCGAACGCGCGGATCGGCGTGATGGGAGCCGAGCAGGCGGCGGGCGTGCTGGTGCAGGTCAAGCGCGAACAGAGCGAACGCAGCGGCCAGGCTTTCACGGCGCAGCAGGAAGCCGAGATCAAGCAGCCGATTCTCGACCAGTACGAACACCAGGGCCATCCGTATTACTCCAGCGCCCGCCTGTGGGACGACGGCGTGATCGATCCGGCACAGACCCGCGACATCCTCGGCCTGGCCCTCTCGGCGACGCTCAATGCGCCGATCGAGCCGAGCCGGTTCGGCGTGTTCCGCATGTAG
- a CDS encoding M14 family metallopeptidase: MTVVLPSLKISSDFDSGNIQVLDASHPQHLLLAIEPDTRSQHFQWFHFKVEGLQPGQSYTFELTNASQSSYNKAWTGYRAAASHDHHDWFRTDTRFDGESLHIQFQAEQPHAWFAYFEPYSRERHDWLIEQALTHAGTELLATGKSAEGRDIPLLRRGNGDAGKRKVWLIAQQHPGEHMAEWFMEGVIERLQNRDDTELNALLAAADLYLVPNMNPDGAFHGHLRTNAMGQDLNRAWQSASQEISPEVFFVQQQMAKHGVDLFLDIHGDEEIPYVFTAGCEGNPGYTPRIAELEQHFRSHLSALTRDFQTTHGYTRDLPGEANMTLACNSVGQQYDCLSLTLEMPFKDNDDAPDARTGWSGKRSAQLGKDVLSSIADIVGRLR, from the coding sequence ATGACCGTGGTTCTGCCCTCACTCAAAATCAGCAGCGACTTCGACAGCGGCAACATCCAGGTACTGGACGCCAGCCACCCACAGCACCTGCTGCTGGCCATCGAGCCGGATACCCGCAGCCAGCACTTCCAGTGGTTCCATTTCAAGGTCGAAGGCCTGCAACCGGGCCAGTCCTATACCTTCGAACTGACCAATGCCAGCCAGTCCTCCTACAACAAGGCCTGGACCGGCTATCGTGCCGCCGCCTCCCACGACCATCACGACTGGTTCCGGACCGACACCCGCTTCGACGGTGAAAGCCTGCACATCCAGTTCCAGGCCGAACAGCCGCACGCCTGGTTCGCCTACTTCGAACCCTACAGCCGTGAACGGCATGACTGGCTGATCGAACAGGCCCTGACCCACGCCGGCACCGAACTGCTGGCCACCGGCAAGAGCGCCGAGGGCCGGGATATCCCATTGCTGCGCAGGGGCAACGGCGACGCAGGCAAGCGCAAGGTCTGGCTGATCGCCCAGCAGCATCCCGGCGAACACATGGCCGAGTGGTTCATGGAAGGTGTGATCGAACGCCTGCAGAACCGCGACGACACGGAGTTGAACGCACTGCTGGCCGCTGCCGACCTGTATCTGGTACCGAACATGAACCCGGACGGCGCCTTCCACGGCCACCTGCGCACCAACGCCATGGGCCAGGACCTGAACCGCGCCTGGCAGAGCGCCAGCCAGGAAATCAGCCCGGAAGTGTTCTTCGTCCAGCAACAGATGGCCAAGCATGGCGTGGACCTGTTCCTCGACATCCATGGCGACGAAGAGATTCCCTATGTGTTCACCGCCGGCTGCGAAGGCAACCCGGGCTACACCCCGCGGATCGCCGAGCTGGAGCAACATTTTCGCAGCCACCTCAGTGCCCTGACCCGGGACTTCCAGACCACCCATGGCTATACCCGTGACCTGCCAGGCGAAGCCAACATGACCCTGGCCTGCAACAGCGTCGGTCAACAGTACGATTGCCTGTCGCTGACCCTGGAGATGCCCTTCAAGGACAACGACGACGCTCCGGACGCACGCACCGGCTGGTCGGGCAAGCGTTCGGCACAATTGGGCAAGGACGTACTCAGCAGCATCGCCGATATCGTCGGGCGCTTGCGCTGA
- a CDS encoding hydroxymethylglutaryl-CoA lyase: MSLPTHVRLVEVGPRDGLQNEAQPISVADKVRLVDRLTEAGLGYIEVGSFVSPKWVPQMAGSAEVFAGIQRKTGVTYAALAPNLRGFEDAVAAGVKEVAVFAAASEAFSQRNINCSIRESLERFTPIMEAARQHGVTVRGYVSCVLGCPYEGTVAAEQVAVVARELNAMGCYEVSLGDTIGTGTPGATRRMFEVVSASVPREKLAGHFHDTYGQAMANVYASLLEGIQVFDSSIAGLGGCPYAKGASGNVATEDVLYMLDGLGISTGVDLDRLLLAGQEICGVLGRATGSRVARARQAG; this comes from the coding sequence GCCTGCAGAACGAAGCCCAGCCCATCAGCGTCGCCGACAAGGTGCGTCTGGTCGACCGCCTCACCGAGGCCGGCCTGGGCTATATCGAGGTCGGCAGCTTCGTCTCGCCCAAATGGGTACCGCAGATGGCCGGCTCCGCCGAAGTCTTCGCCGGCATCCAGCGCAAGACAGGGGTGACCTATGCCGCCCTGGCGCCCAACCTGCGCGGCTTCGAGGATGCCGTGGCGGCCGGGGTGAAGGAAGTGGCGGTGTTCGCGGCCGCGTCCGAGGCCTTTTCCCAGCGCAACATCAACTGCTCCATCCGCGAAAGCCTCGAGCGTTTCACGCCGATCATGGAGGCCGCCCGTCAACACGGCGTGACCGTGCGTGGCTATGTGTCCTGCGTACTGGGTTGCCCGTATGAAGGCACGGTAGCCGCCGAGCAGGTCGCCGTGGTCGCCCGCGAACTGAATGCCATGGGCTGCTACGAAGTGTCCCTGGGCGACACCATCGGCACCGGCACTCCCGGCGCCACCCGACGGATGTTCGAAGTGGTGTCCGCCAGCGTTCCGCGGGAAAAGCTCGCCGGGCACTTCCACGATACCTACGGCCAGGCCATGGCCAACGTCTATGCCAGCCTGCTCGAAGGCATCCAGGTGTTCGACAGCTCGATCGCCGGCCTCGGCGGCTGCCCGTACGCCAAGGGCGCCAGCGGTAACGTTGCCACCGAAGACGTGCTCTACATGCTCGACGGCCTGGGTATCAGCACCGGTGTCGACCTCGATCGCCTGCTGCTGGCCGGCCAGGAAATCTGCGGCGTGCTCGGTCGTGCTACCGGGTCACGGGTCGCACGAGCGCGACAGGCGGGTTGA
- a CDS encoding MFS transporter yields MTALTSHAPTRPGRLEQMSTRIAFFIAGFGVAAWAPLVPYAKARTGLDEGTLGLLLLCLGVGSIIAMPVAGALAGRFGCRRVLTVGTLLICVALPLLATVSSVPLLVFSLFLFGAGLGTVDSTVNLQAVIVERASGKTMMSGFHGLFSLGGIAGAAGVSALLGLGLSPLGAIGVVILFLVIALLKAAPHLLPYGSESSGPAFAVPHGVVLFIGLLCFIVFLAEGAMLDWSAVFLSAERQVPDAYAGLGYAAFALTMTVGRLTGDAIVRRLGAKRVIVMGGLTAAAGLALATLAPAWEAALVGYALVGAGCSNIVPVLYTAVGKQKVMPESIAVPAITTLGYAGILAGPAAIGFIAHASSLSLAFLLIALMLVGVAASGRILRV; encoded by the coding sequence ATGACTGCCCTCACCTCCCACGCCCCGACCCGCCCCGGGCGCCTGGAACAGATGTCGACCCGCATCGCCTTCTTCATCGCCGGTTTCGGCGTGGCCGCCTGGGCACCGCTGGTGCCTTATGCCAAGGCCCGTACCGGGCTCGATGAAGGCACGCTCGGCCTGCTGCTGCTGTGCCTCGGCGTTGGATCGATCATCGCCATGCCCGTGGCCGGCGCCCTGGCCGGGCGCTTCGGCTGCCGCCGCGTGCTGACCGTCGGCACCCTGCTGATCTGCGTCGCCCTGCCGCTGCTGGCGACCGTCAGCTCGGTACCGTTGCTGGTCTTCAGCCTGTTCCTGTTCGGCGCCGGGCTTGGCACGGTGGATTCCACGGTGAACCTGCAAGCGGTGATCGTCGAACGGGCCAGCGGCAAGACGATGATGTCGGGTTTCCATGGCCTGTTCAGCCTCGGCGGGATCGCCGGTGCGGCCGGGGTCAGCGCCCTGCTCGGCCTGGGCCTGTCACCGCTGGGGGCCATCGGCGTGGTGATCCTGTTCCTGGTGATCGCGCTGCTCAAGGCCGCGCCGCACCTGTTGCCCTATGGCAGTGAAAGCTCCGGCCCGGCCTTTGCCGTGCCCCACGGTGTCGTGCTGTTCATCGGCCTGCTGTGCTTCATCGTGTTTCTCGCCGAAGGGGCGATGCTGGACTGGAGCGCGGTGTTTCTCAGTGCCGAGCGCCAGGTGCCGGATGCCTATGCCGGGCTTGGCTACGCTGCCTTCGCCCTGACCATGACGGTCGGCCGGCTGACCGGCGACGCCATCGTGCGACGTCTGGGCGCCAAGCGGGTGATCGTGATGGGCGGCCTCACTGCCGCCGCCGGACTGGCCCTTGCAACCCTGGCCCCAGCCTGGGAAGCGGCGCTGGTGGGTTATGCCCTGGTCGGAGCCGGTTGCTCGAACATCGTGCCGGTGCTGTACACCGCCGTGGGCAAGCAGAAGGTCATGCCGGAAAGCATCGCCGTGCCGGCGATCACCACCCTGGGCTATGCGGGAATCCTGGCGGGGCCGGCGGCGATCGGTTTCATCGCCCATGCCAGCAGCCTGAGCCTGGCTTTCCTGTTGATCGCCCTGATGCTGGTGGGCGTGGCCGCCAGCGGCAGGATCCTGCGGGTTTGA
- a CDS encoding isovaleryl-CoA dehydrogenase codes for MSYPTLNFDLGETLDMLRDQVQGFVARELAPRAAQIDADNLFPADMWRKFGEMGLLGITVAEEYGGAGLGYLAHVVAMEEISRGSASVALSYGAHSNLCVNQINRNGNHAQKSKYLPQLISGEHVGALAMSEPNAGSDVVSMKLRADKRGDRFVLNGSKTWITNGPDANTYVIYAKTDLDKGPHGITAFIVERDWKGFSRSNKFDKLGMRGSNTCELFFDDVEVPEENILGTLNGGVKVLMSGLDYERVVLSGGPTGIMQACMDLVLPYIHDRKQFGQSIGEFQLIQGKVADMYTQLNASRAYLYAVARACERGETARKDAAGVILYTAERATQMALEAIQILGGNGYINEFPAGRLLRDAKLYEIGAGTSEIRRMLIGRELFNETR; via the coding sequence ATGAGCTACCCGACCCTGAACTTCGACCTCGGCGAAACCCTCGACATGCTTCGTGATCAGGTGCAGGGCTTCGTCGCCCGGGAACTGGCCCCACGGGCCGCACAGATCGACGCGGACAACCTGTTCCCGGCCGACATGTGGCGCAAGTTCGGCGAAATGGGGCTGCTGGGTATCACCGTAGCAGAGGAATACGGCGGCGCCGGTCTCGGTTACCTGGCTCACGTCGTGGCCATGGAAGAAATCAGCCGTGGCTCGGCTTCGGTTGCCCTCTCCTACGGCGCCCACTCCAACCTGTGCGTCAACCAGATCAACCGCAATGGCAACCACGCCCAGAAAAGCAAGTACCTGCCCCAGCTGATCAGCGGCGAACATGTCGGCGCCCTGGCCATGAGCGAACCCAACGCCGGCTCCGACGTGGTGTCGATGAAACTGCGCGCCGACAAGCGCGGCGACCGTTTCGTCCTCAACGGCAGCAAGACCTGGATCACCAACGGCCCCGATGCCAACACCTACGTGATCTACGCCAAGACCGACCTGGACAAGGGCCCGCACGGCATCACCGCGTTCATCGTCGAGCGCGACTGGAAAGGCTTCAGCCGCAGCAACAAGTTCGACAAGCTGGGCATGCGCGGCTCCAACACCTGCGAACTGTTCTTCGATGACGTCGAAGTGCCCGAGGAAAACATCCTCGGCACGCTCAACGGCGGCGTGAAGGTGCTGATGAGCGGCCTGGACTACGAGCGCGTGGTCCTGTCCGGCGGCCCGACCGGGATCATGCAGGCCTGCATGGACCTGGTGCTGCCCTACATCCACGACCGCAAGCAGTTCGGCCAGAGCATCGGCGAGTTCCAACTGATCCAGGGCAAGGTCGCCGACATGTACACCCAGCTCAACGCCAGCCGCGCCTACCTGTATGCCGTGGCCCGCGCCTGCGAGCGCGGCGAGACCGCCCGCAAGGACGCTGCCGGGGTGATCCTGTACACCGCCGAACGCGCCACCCAGATGGCCCTGGAAGCGATCCAGATCCTCGGCGGCAATGGCTACATCAACGAATTCCCCGCCGGCCGCCTGCTGCGCGACGCCAAGCTCTATGAAATCGGCGCCGGCACCAGCGAGATCCGCCGGATGCTGATCGGCCGCGAACTGTTCAACGAAACCCGCTGA
- a CDS encoding LexA family protein produces MDKWIALVRAKLRELDLTQEKLGERVGVSQGGVGHWLNKRRQPDLETMNKVFLALGLGHLEIALVIRDRSVAVQLPAERDGQPYDTTSAFRYPVSDWRSVVHTREPGMESNVAAYYEVADHYATGAAFWLKVAGDAMTAPLGLSVPEGMLILVDPDLEAEPGKLVIARLRDSEEAIFRQWVQEGGQDYLKPLNPTYPKILFTDDYSIIGVVVQATAKF; encoded by the coding sequence ATGGATAAATGGATTGCACTGGTGAGAGCCAAGCTGCGCGAGCTTGACCTCACGCAAGAGAAACTCGGAGAACGCGTTGGGGTATCCCAGGGCGGTGTCGGTCATTGGCTGAACAAGCGCCGCCAGCCGGACCTGGAGACCATGAACAAGGTCTTCCTGGCCCTGGGGCTCGGGCATCTGGAGATCGCGCTGGTGATCCGCGACCGTTCGGTGGCGGTTCAGTTGCCTGCCGAGCGCGACGGGCAGCCCTACGACACCACGTCGGCATTCCGCTACCCGGTCAGTGACTGGCGTTCGGTGGTGCACACCCGCGAGCCAGGGATGGAGAGCAACGTCGCCGCGTATTACGAGGTGGCCGATCACTACGCCACGGGCGCGGCGTTCTGGCTGAAGGTGGCGGGGGATGCGATGACCGCGCCGTTGGGTCTCAGCGTTCCGGAAGGGATGTTGATCCTGGTCGATCCGGACCTGGAGGCCGAGCCCGGCAAGCTGGTGATCGCCCGCCTGCGCGACAGCGAGGAGGCGATATTCCGGCAGTGGGTGCAGGAGGGTGGCCAGGATTACCTGAAGCCGTTGAATCCGACGTATCCGAAGATACTCTTTACCGATGATTACAGCATTATCGGCGTGGTCGTACAGGCAACGGCGAAGTTCTGA
- a CDS encoding DUF6124 family protein — translation MTSSTKTQIDIDTTPTYDSLRDGPATRRALDYYLKPTVSSSIAEGSPYRISEDRLFTVRHNLSAEEAMIHASDLLRCAAATAYEAADALQGSSRDLAFSVVHMIDMAKAMVDRAVNMQYPAP, via the coding sequence ATGACTTCCAGCACCAAGACCCAGATCGATATCGACACCACGCCCACCTACGACTCGCTCAGGGACGGGCCCGCGACCCGACGGGCGCTCGACTATTATTTGAAACCAACCGTTTCAAGCTCGATTGCCGAGGGGAGTCCCTATCGCATCAGCGAGGACCGGCTGTTCACCGTGCGCCATAACCTCAGCGCCGAAGAAGCGATGATCCATGCCTCCGACCTGCTGCGTTGCGCCGCCGCCACCGCCTATGAAGCGGCCGACGCCCTGCAGGGCTCTTCCCGCGACCTGGCGTTCTCGGTGGTGCACATGATCGACATGGCCAAGGCCATGGTTGATCGTGCCGTGAACATGCAGTACCCGGCGCCATGA
- a CDS encoding gamma-carboxygeranoyl-CoA hydratase: MTDFNTLELHTDPRGFATLWLSREAKNNAFNAEMIRELILALDKIQADASLRFLLLRARGRHFSAGADLAWMQQSAEMDYHTNLDDARELAELMYNLARLKVPTLAVVQGAAYGGALGLISCCDMAIGAEDAQFCLSEVRIGLAPAVISPFVVQAIGERATRRYALTAERFSGLRARELGLLAECYPAAELERQVETWIDNLLQNSPQAMRVSKDLLREVGSGALTPSLRRYCENAIARIRVSPEGQEGLRAFLQKRPPAWQAGSTNKESH; the protein is encoded by the coding sequence ATGACCGACTTCAACACCCTGGAACTGCACACCGACCCGCGCGGTTTCGCCACCCTCTGGCTCAGCCGCGAAGCCAAGAACAACGCGTTCAACGCCGAGATGATCCGCGAACTGATCCTCGCGCTGGACAAGATCCAGGCCGACGCCAGCCTGCGCTTCCTGCTCCTGCGCGCCCGCGGCCGGCACTTCAGCGCCGGCGCCGACCTGGCCTGGATGCAGCAATCGGCTGAAATGGACTACCACACCAATCTCGACGACGCCCGCGAACTGGCCGAGCTGATGTACAACCTGGCCCGACTGAAAGTCCCGACCCTCGCCGTGGTCCAGGGCGCGGCCTATGGTGGTGCCCTGGGCCTGATCAGTTGCTGCGACATGGCCATCGGAGCCGAGGACGCCCAGTTCTGCCTGTCGGAAGTGCGCATCGGCCTGGCCCCGGCGGTGATAAGCCCCTTCGTGGTCCAGGCCATCGGCGAGCGCGCCACCCGCCGCTACGCGCTCACCGCCGAACGCTTCAGTGGCCTGCGTGCCCGCGAACTCGGCCTGTTGGCCGAATGCTATCCAGCCGCCGAACTGGAGCGGCAGGTCGAGACCTGGATCGACAACCTGCTGCAGAACAGCCCGCAGGCGATGCGGGTGAGCAAGGACCTGCTGCGCGAAGTCGGCAGCGGCGCCCTCACCCCCTCCCTGCGCCGCTACTGTGAAAACGCCATTGCCCGTATCCGGGTCAGCCCCGAAGGCCAGGAAGGCCTGCGTGCCTTCCTGCAAAAACGCCCACCGGCCTGGCAGGCCGGATCGACCAACAAGGAGTCTCATTGA
- a CDS encoding acetyl/propionyl/methylcrotonyl-CoA carboxylase subunit alpha, giving the protein MSATVITSLLVANRGEIACRVMRTAKAMGLTTVAVHSAIDRDARHSREADIRVDLGGSKAAESYLRIDKLIAAAQASGAQAIHPGYGFLSENADFARAVEAAGLVFLGPPSTAIDAMGSKSAAKALMETAGVPLVPGYHGEAQDAQTFREAASRIGYPVLLKATAGGGGKGMKVVEEPGQLAEALASAQREAQSSFGDSRMLVEKYLLKPRHVEIQVFADRHGNCLYLNERDCSIQRRHQKVVEEAPAPGLSPALRQAMGEAAVRAAQAIGYVGAGTVEFLLDSRGEFFFMEMNTRLQVEHPVTEAITGLDLVAWQIRVASGETLPISQQDVPLLGHAIEVRLYAEDPGNDFLPATGRLEVYRESAAGPGRRVDSGVAEGDSVSPFYDPMLGKLIAWGETREQARLRLLAMLDEFAVGGLKTNVAFLRRIIGHPAFAAAELDTGFIARYQEQLLPPAEPLGDEFWQVAAQAWIRSLPERRREDDPASPWSDRNGLRCGLPNETVLHLSCRNEDRAVTLATDWAITLQGETLSIEHSGVRRRHRLIRQGSELYLQWQGELLAISAFDPIAAVEASHGHQGGLTAPMNGSIVRILVEVGQAVEAGTQLVVLEAMKMEHSIRAPQAGVIKALHCQEGEMVAEGSALVELE; this is encoded by the coding sequence ATGAGCGCCACTGTGATCACCTCCCTGCTGGTCGCCAACCGTGGCGAAATCGCCTGCCGGGTGATGCGTACCGCCAAGGCCATGGGCCTGACCACCGTCGCCGTGCACAGTGCCATCGACCGTGACGCCCGCCACAGCCGCGAGGCCGATATCCGCGTCGACCTGGGCGGCAGCAAGGCCGCCGAAAGCTACCTGCGAATCGACAAGCTGATTGCCGCCGCCCAGGCCAGTGGCGCCCAGGCGATCCACCCCGGCTATGGCTTCCTCTCGGAAAACGCCGACTTCGCCCGCGCGGTCGAGGCCGCTGGACTGGTCTTTCTCGGACCACCCTCCACGGCCATCGACGCCATGGGCAGCAAGTCCGCGGCCAAGGCCCTGATGGAAACCGCCGGCGTGCCATTGGTACCCGGCTACCATGGCGAAGCGCAGGATGCGCAGACATTCCGCGAAGCCGCCTCCCGCATCGGCTACCCGGTGTTGCTCAAGGCCACCGCCGGCGGCGGCGGCAAGGGCATGAAGGTGGTCGAGGAACCCGGGCAACTGGCCGAAGCGCTGGCCTCGGCACAACGCGAAGCGCAATCGTCGTTCGGCGACTCGCGAATGCTGGTGGAAAAGTACCTGCTCAAGCCGCGCCATGTGGAAATCCAGGTGTTCGCCGACCGCCATGGCAACTGCCTTTACCTCAACGAGCGCGACTGCTCGATCCAGCGCCGCCACCAGAAGGTCGTCGAGGAGGCTCCCGCCCCCGGTCTCAGCCCGGCGCTACGCCAGGCCATGGGTGAAGCGGCGGTGCGGGCAGCGCAAGCCATCGGTTACGTCGGTGCCGGCACCGTGGAGTTCCTGCTGGACTCACGCGGCGAGTTCTTCTTCATGGAGATGAACACCCGCCTGCAGGTCGAGCACCCGGTCACCGAAGCCATCACCGGCCTCGATCTGGTCGCCTGGCAGATCCGCGTGGCCAGCGGCGAAACCCTGCCGATCAGCCAGCAGGACGTACCGCTGCTGGGCCATGCCATCGAAGTACGCCTGTACGCCGAAGACCCGGGCAATGATTTCCTGCCGGCCACCGGACGCCTGGAGGTCTACCGCGAATCGGCGGCCGGGCCGGGCCGACGGGTCGACAGTGGTGTAGCCGAGGGCGACAGCGTCTCGCCGTTCTACGACCCGATGCTGGGCAAGCTGATCGCCTGGGGCGAAACCCGCGAACAGGCACGCCTGCGTCTGCTGGCGATGCTCGACGAGTTCGCGGTCGGCGGGCTCAAGACCAACGTCGCGTTCCTGCGGCGGATCATCGGGCATCCGGCCTTTGCCGCGGCGGAACTGGATACCGGCTTCATTGCGCGTTACCAGGAGCAGTTGCTGCCGCCCGCCGAACCGCTGGGCGACGAGTTCTGGCAAGTGGCGGCCCAGGCCTGGATCCGCAGCCTGCCTGAGCGCCGCCGCGAGGACGACCCGGCTTCGCCCTGGTCCGACCGCAACGGCCTGCGCTGCGGGCTGCCCAACGAAACCGTGCTGCACCTGAGCTGCCGCAACGAGGATCGGGCGGTGACACTGGCAACGGACTGGGCCATCACCTTGCAGGGTGAAACGCTGTCAATCGAGCACTCGGGTGTGCGCCGGCGCCATCGGCTGATCCGCCAGGGCAGCGAGCTGTACCTGCAATGGCAGGGCGAACTGCTGGCGATCAGCGCCTTCGACCCGATCGCCGCGGTCGAGGCCAGCCACGGCCACCAGGGCGGCCTGACGGCACCGATGAATGGCAGCATCGTGCGTATCCTGGTGGAGGTCGGCCAGGCGGTCGAGGCAGGAACGCAACTGGTGGTGCTCGAAGCCATGAAGATGGAACACAGCATCCGTGCCCCTCAGGCCGGGGTGATCAAGGCGCTGCATTGCCAGGAAGGCGAGATGGTTGCCGAAGGGAGTGCGTTGGTCGAGCTGGAATAA